One Cyanobacteria bacterium FACHB-DQ100 DNA segment encodes these proteins:
- a CDS encoding HEAT repeat domain-containing protein, with protein MNTPDSIRDLLQSQDFGDRLRGVNQLRTIDPAIAFELIQIPVADSNVRVRYAAVSQLASLGSQNREAALSLLKVALADVEADVQAAAADSIGALKLTEAYEQLEALYHRTSEWLVSFSVIAALGELGEPRSFDLLKAALGSNSEVLVKTAAIGSLGELGDARAVELLTPYATDSDWQIRYRVVQALARLNTPEARATIETLTHDEAEQVASHAKQVLAAS; from the coding sequence ATGAATACACCAGATTCGATTCGCGACCTATTACAATCTCAAGATTTTGGCGATCGCCTGCGTGGCGTCAATCAACTCAGAACGATTGATCCGGCGATCGCGTTTGAACTCATACAAATTCCTGTGGCAGACTCCAATGTGCGGGTGCGATATGCTGCGGTTAGTCAGCTTGCGTCGCTGGGGAGCCAAAATCGCGAGGCTGCACTGAGCTTATTAAAAGTGGCGCTGGCAGATGTGGAAGCGGATGTGCAAGCGGCAGCAGCGGACTCGATCGGGGCGCTGAAGCTGACGGAAGCTTATGAACAACTCGAAGCCCTCTACCACAGAACGTCAGAATGGTTGGTGAGTTTCAGTGTGATTGCAGCGCTGGGCGAACTGGGTGAGCCGCGATCGTTTGATCTGCTGAAAGCAGCGCTCGGCTCTAACAGTGAGGTATTGGTCAAAACGGCAGCGATCGGCTCACTGGGAGAATTAGGGGATGCGCGAGCCGTTGAATTGCTTACGCCTTATGCAACTGACTCCGACTGGCAGATTCGCTATCGGGTGGTGCAAGCCCTAGCTCGGTTGAATACACCTGAAGCAAGAGCGACGATCGAAACTCTGACCCACGATGAAGCCGAGCAAGTTGCAAGTCACGCAAAACAAGTTTTGGCTGCGTCGTAG
- a CDS encoding CBS domain-containing protein produces MPKTVAEAMTPNPITVHPETPINDVIKILAERHISGLPVLDANGQLVGIISETDLMWRETDVTPPAYIMLLDSVIYLENPGRYEKELHKAIGQTVGEVMSSAPVTTTSDTLLSKAAKAMHDHKIHRLPVLDSFGKVVGILTRGDIIRSMAAEQA; encoded by the coding sequence ATGCCGAAAACTGTTGCGGAAGCGATGACCCCCAATCCGATCACGGTTCATCCTGAAACCCCGATCAACGACGTGATCAAAATCCTAGCCGAGCGGCATATTAGCGGTCTGCCTGTACTCGATGCCAACGGTCAACTGGTCGGCATCATTTCTGAAACCGATTTGATGTGGCGCGAAACCGATGTCACACCCCCCGCTTATATCATGCTGCTCGATAGTGTGATTTATCTAGAAAATCCAGGGCGGTATGAAAAAGAATTGCATAAAGCGATCGGGCAAACCGTCGGAGAGGTGATGAGTTCGGCTCCAGTCACCACGACTTCAGACACACTCCTGTCCAAAGCGGCCAAGGCAATGCACGACCACAAAATTCATCGATTGCCTGTGCTTGATTCATTCGGTAAGGTCGTCGGCATCTTAACTCGTGGCGATATTATCCGCAGCATGGCAGCAGAGCAAGCTTGA
- a CDS encoding potassium channel protein produces MQGSLRRIITGVVFFVITVLIAAAGYVVAGWSVLDAFYMVVITVFGVGFGEVRPVNTPELKVFTMLVIISGTSSAVYAVGGFIQMVTEGEIKQILQRNHMSQTIKALEDHVIICGFGRMGQILAKKLTDAQVKFVVIDHNDDRIEQAESQGYLVYLGNATDDTVLHKAGINTARALATVLPDDAANVFITLTARELNPKLLILSRGELPSTEKKLRLAGANQVVLPASISALRMAHMITHPATLDFFSQGDDRNTLNELLGQMDIQMDELAITQKSGMIGATIGDIETRGRGTMIIVALRRADGTTITHPGQMIVLSEGDAVIVMGHRGDIPQVMRSLVVRRKMRYRGSPRIWN; encoded by the coding sequence ATGCAAGGTTCCCTCAGACGAATCATCACCGGAGTCGTCTTTTTTGTGATTACCGTCTTGATTGCTGCCGCAGGCTATGTTGTCGCGGGCTGGTCGGTACTCGATGCGTTTTACATGGTAGTGATTACGGTGTTTGGGGTGGGGTTCGGAGAGGTGCGTCCCGTCAATACCCCGGAACTCAAAGTTTTTACGATGCTGGTGATCATCAGCGGTACGTCGTCTGCAGTTTATGCCGTGGGCGGATTTATCCAGATGGTGACTGAAGGCGAAATCAAGCAGATTTTACAAAGAAACCATATGTCTCAAACAATCAAGGCACTGGAAGACCATGTGATTATTTGTGGTTTCGGTCGGATGGGGCAGATTTTGGCGAAAAAGCTGACCGATGCTCAAGTCAAGTTTGTGGTGATTGATCATAACGACGATCGCATCGAGCAAGCAGAATCTCAGGGCTATTTAGTGTATTTGGGAAATGCGACCGATGACACGGTTTTGCATAAAGCGGGAATCAATACGGCGCGGGCATTGGCGACGGTGCTACCCGATGATGCAGCGAATGTGTTCATTACGCTGACGGCTCGCGAACTGAATCCAAAACTCTTGATTCTGTCTCGTGGGGAACTGCCTTCGACCGAGAAAAAACTCCGACTTGCAGGAGCCAATCAAGTAGTGTTACCTGCTTCGATTAGCGCTTTGCGGATGGCACACATGATCACGCATCCGGCAACGCTGGATTTTTTCAGCCAAGGCGACGATCGCAATACGCTGAATGAACTGCTTGGACAGATGGATATTCAGATGGATGAACTGGCGATTACCCAAAAGTCCGGCATGATTGGGGCGACGATCGGCGATATTGAAACGCGGGGACGCGGCACGATGATCATCGTAGCGCTGCGACGAGCAGACGGGACGACAATCACCCATCCGGGACAAATGATCGTTTTAAGCGAAGGCGATGCGGTGATTGTGATGGGGCATCGCGGCGATATTCCGCAGGTGATGCGAAGTTTAGTCGTGCGCCGGAAGATGCGTTATCGCGGCTCTCCCCGCATTTGGAACTAA
- a CDS encoding EAL domain-containing protein has product MQIIPQSSHLFTLIVQPSDRETRAVLYRLGFEKIAVLPQLLYRSVSQFELSNLFAAICQHVSNQAKALSRYLVTRSVLDLEHLLSEFHSAQSLKHMMLLGKHTWFFQVLSSRQLFFNYQPIFDLHSGQVVAHECLAHARNEEGQLFNGQQLIDAALMMNLTREFDTLARSMCFNTLAQWNQPDRPTFFINVLPNAIAHHPESLEQNFQQVLDLGLHPEQIVFELTEVEALTQHPNLPRVIEQIRAGGFGLALDDLGSNVGIDHYCTELRPDVVKLDRRLIHRCSRYEMKQVMVKSLVQVAKEFGITVLAEGLEAVEDIEFCRSIGVDLGQGFGLGMPSRMPIVAGSLQSDAGVIDQASVN; this is encoded by the coding sequence GTGCAGATCATTCCCCAATCTAGTCATCTGTTCACCTTGATTGTGCAGCCAAGCGATCGCGAAACGCGTGCGGTGCTGTATCGATTGGGCTTTGAGAAAATCGCAGTCTTGCCGCAACTGCTCTATCGTTCTGTGAGCCAGTTTGAACTGTCGAATCTGTTCGCGGCAATCTGTCAGCACGTCTCGAACCAGGCAAAGGCATTATCTCGATATCTCGTGACGCGATCGGTGCTGGATCTGGAGCATTTATTGAGTGAGTTCCACAGTGCCCAATCGCTCAAACACATGATGCTGCTGGGCAAACACACCTGGTTTTTCCAGGTCTTGTCGAGTCGGCAACTGTTTTTTAACTATCAGCCGATTTTTGATCTGCATTCGGGTCAGGTGGTGGCGCATGAATGTTTAGCCCACGCTCGCAATGAAGAGGGGCAGCTCTTTAACGGACAGCAACTGATTGATGCAGCGTTGATGATGAATTTGACCCGAGAGTTTGATACGCTCGCCCGATCGATGTGCTTTAACACCTTGGCGCAGTGGAATCAGCCGGATCGCCCTACTTTTTTCATTAATGTCTTACCCAACGCGATCGCGCATCATCCCGAATCGCTAGAGCAGAACTTTCAGCAAGTGCTGGATCTCGGCTTGCACCCAGAACAAATCGTGTTTGAACTCACCGAAGTCGAAGCGCTGACTCAGCATCCTAACTTACCGAGAGTGATTGAACAAATTCGGGCAGGCGGGTTTGGGTTAGCGCTGGATGACTTGGGCAGTAATGTGGGAATCGATCACTATTGCACCGAGTTACGCCCGGATGTGGTCAAGCTCGATCGACGATTGATTCACCGGTGTAGTCGCTACGAAATGAAGCAAGTGATGGTTAAGAGCTTGGTTCAGGTGGCGAAAGAATTTGGCATCACGGTGTTAGCCGAGGGACTCGAAGCTGTAGAAGACATCGAATTTTGTCGATCGATTGGCGTAGATCTGGGGCAGGGATTCGGATTAGGAATGCCGAGTCGAATGCCGATCGTCGCAGGTTCGCTTCAATCTGACGCAGGAGTGATCGATCAAGCGTCCGTCAATTAG
- the trpD gene encoding anthranilate phosphoribosyltransferase gives MTTPALETAQWSELLQQLLDRDSLSLNQASTLMQGWLNDEIPPVLSGAILVALQAKGISAPELAGMAKVLQSQAQLIERPNFSLIDTCGTGGDGASTFNISTAVAFVASAAGLRVAKHGNRSASSLVGSADVLEALGVNLGADPERIQAAVSEVGITFLFAPGWHPALKVVAPMRRTLKVRTVFNLLGPLVNPLQPTGQVIGVYSSVLLEPIAEALKLLGKESAIVLHGRERLDEAGLSDLTDIAVLNNQAVELTTIDPQALGLQKAATDALRGGDISVNTEILRSVLQGKGTQAQQDAVTLNAALALRVGQAVESYEQGIDQAREILKSGAAWDKLAQLVEFLK, from the coding sequence ATGACTACCCCGGCTCTAGAAACCGCACAATGGTCTGAATTACTTCAGCAGCTTCTCGATCGCGACTCGCTCTCGCTCAATCAAGCTTCAACGTTGATGCAGGGATGGCTCAATGATGAGATTCCCCCAGTTTTATCGGGTGCAATTTTAGTGGCGTTGCAAGCAAAAGGTATTTCAGCGCCAGAACTCGCGGGAATGGCGAAAGTATTGCAGTCGCAAGCCCAGTTGATCGAGCGCCCCAATTTTTCTCTGATCGATACGTGCGGAACGGGTGGCGATGGTGCTTCTACATTCAATATCTCAACTGCCGTGGCGTTTGTGGCTTCAGCAGCCGGACTACGAGTGGCAAAGCATGGCAATCGATCGGCATCAAGTTTAGTGGGATCAGCAGATGTTCTCGAAGCGTTGGGCGTGAATTTGGGTGCAGACCCGGAGCGAATCCAGGCGGCAGTATCAGAAGTGGGCATCACGTTTTTATTTGCTCCGGGTTGGCATCCGGCGCTGAAGGTCGTGGCTCCGATGCGAAGAACGCTGAAAGTGCGGACGGTGTTTAATTTGCTAGGCCCGTTGGTGAATCCGTTACAGCCGACAGGACAAGTGATCGGAGTGTATAGTTCTGTGCTGTTAGAGCCGATCGCAGAAGCATTAAAGCTGTTGGGCAAGGAATCTGCGATCGTGCTGCACGGCAGAGAGCGACTCGATGAAGCAGGCTTGAGCGATCTGACTGACATTGCAGTATTGAACAATCAAGCGGTGGAACTGACGACGATCGATCCCCAAGCGCTTGGATTGCAGAAAGCCGCAACCGATGCCCTGCGAGGAGGGGATATCTCTGTGAATACGGAGATCTTACGATCGGTGCTGCAAGGGAAAGGAACGCAAGCTCAACAAGATGCTGTGACTTTGAATGCGGCATTAGCGCTGCGTGTGGGACAGGCGGTAGAGTCGTATGAGCAGGGAATTGATCAAGCAAGAGAAATCCTTAAGTCTGGTGCAGCATGGGATAAGTTAGCCCAACTCGTTGAATTCTTGAAGTAG
- a CDS encoding XisH family protein codes for MPALDLYHHVVKQALTKDGWIITHDPLHLRWGRKDMYVDLGAKRLIVAERAEERIAVEVKSFTGDSEMQAFRDAIGQFAIYRSVLRRTNPEYKLYLAVRDITYSSFFEEPIGQLLIEDEDLKLIVFDAEQEVIQQWRS; via the coding sequence ATGCCAGCTCTTGACCTCTATCATCATGTTGTAAAACAGGCACTCACCAAGGATGGCTGGATCATTACCCATGATCCGCTCCATTTACGGTGGGGACGGAAAGATATGTATGTGGATTTAGGAGCAAAGCGGTTAATTGTTGCAGAACGAGCCGAAGAGAGAATTGCAGTTGAAGTGAAGAGCTTTACTGGAGACTCCGAAATGCAAGCTTTTCGCGATGCAATTGGACAATTTGCAATTTACCGATCGGTTCTACGTCGCACAAATCCTGAATACAAACTATATCTCGCTGTTCGCGATATCACGTACAGTTCTTTCTTTGAAGAACCGATCGGGCAACTTTTGATCGAAGATGAGGATCTCAAGCTGATTGTATTTGATGCGGAGCAAGAGGTAATTCAACAATGGAGAAGTTAG
- a CDS encoding XisI protein, with protein sequence MEKLAEYRRIIQAVLIPYTEIPYSHGELICKPIFDESRDSYVLMTLGWDRKTRVHGCLVHLDIIDGKIWVQRDETEDGVTRELVEAGIPKHDIVLGFHPADVRPHTGYAIA encoded by the coding sequence ATGGAGAAGTTAGCGGAGTATCGCCGAATTATTCAAGCCGTTCTGATCCCATATACTGAAATTCCTTACTCGCATGGCGAGCTGATTTGCAAACCCATTTTTGATGAAAGCCGGGATAGTTATGTGCTGATGACGTTGGGATGGGATCGTAAAACGCGGGTTCACGGTTGTCTAGTTCACCTAGATATTATTGATGGCAAAATTTGGGTGCAACGGGATGAAACAGAAGATGGTGTGACTCGTGAATTGGTAGAAGCAGGTATTCCCAAACATGATATTGTTCTGGGCTTTCATCCTGCCGATGTGCGACCGCATACGGGATACGCGATCGCTTAA
- a CDS encoding creatininase family protein, translated as MMHGFIPSDRYFPYLSWTDIESMPNKENVVIVQPIGAIEQHGAHLPLAVDSAISVAVLGKALSQLDPNIPAYALPPLYYGKSNEHWHFPGTITLSTQTLLAVLIEVAESIYRAGFRKLVFINSHGGQPQILEIAARDLHQQYEDFALFPLFTWKVPTIGAIASELFSEKELELGIHAGDVETSLLLSILPDQVKMERAKAEYPLGEPQAGVLSMEGALPFAWMTRDLSRSGVLGDPTTATKEKGDRILTALVNGWVQVLEDVYQFSLPTAWKCE; from the coding sequence ATGATGCACGGTTTTATTCCCAGCGATCGCTATTTTCCCTATCTCAGTTGGACAGATATCGAATCAATGCCTAACAAAGAGAACGTTGTAATTGTGCAGCCGATCGGCGCGATCGAGCAGCATGGCGCACATTTACCGTTAGCGGTGGATTCTGCTATTAGTGTCGCTGTCTTGGGTAAAGCATTATCTCAACTTGATCCCAACATTCCCGCCTATGCTTTACCGCCTTTGTACTATGGCAAATCAAATGAACATTGGCACTTTCCCGGAACGATCACACTCAGCACTCAAACCCTACTCGCAGTTCTAATTGAAGTTGCAGAAAGCATTTATCGGGCTGGATTTCGTAAGTTAGTATTCATCAATTCCCACGGAGGGCAGCCGCAAATTCTCGAAATCGCTGCCCGTGATTTGCACCAGCAATACGAAGACTTTGCCTTGTTTCCGTTATTTACTTGGAAAGTTCCAACGATCGGCGCGATTGCATCTGAACTCTTCAGCGAAAAAGAACTCGAACTTGGAATTCATGCAGGCGATGTTGAGACGAGTTTGCTACTTTCAATCCTGCCGGATCAAGTGAAAATGGAACGTGCTAAAGCCGAATATCCGCTGGGTGAACCGCAAGCAGGGGTTCTCAGCATGGAAGGAGCGCTTCCGTTTGCCTGGATGACTCGTGATTTGAGCCGCAGCGGTGTGTTGGGCGATCCCACAACTGCCACAAAAGAAAAGGGCGATCGCATTCTCACCGCTCTAGTGAATGGATGGGTACAAGTCCTCGAAGATGTTTATCAATTTTCATTACCAACTGCGTGGAAGTGTGAATAA
- a CDS encoding cadmium resistance transporter: MLWFLSTVLTGAIAFAATNIDDLFVLMLFFTQVNSSFTRAHIYLGQYLGFAGIVGCSLLGFLGGLLIPQTWIGLLGVLPICLGIRAIVSREEEGEIQGATLPDHPVTKVLLRFFQPQILSVAIVTFANGGDNIATYIPLFASLELQRMMIVLTVFFSLVAVWCRVADWLSRHPAIAPVLEQYNRILVPIVLIGLGIYILIENETWKIFA, translated from the coding sequence ATGCTCTGGTTTCTCTCGACTGTTTTAACAGGGGCGATCGCGTTTGCGGCGACGAATATCGATGATTTGTTTGTCCTGATGCTGTTCTTTACTCAGGTCAATTCGTCTTTTACAAGAGCACACATCTATTTAGGACAGTATTTAGGATTTGCCGGAATTGTTGGGTGTAGCTTATTGGGATTTTTAGGTGGATTGTTGATCCCGCAGACTTGGATTGGTCTGCTAGGAGTTCTGCCAATTTGTCTGGGAATTCGGGCGATCGTAAGCCGAGAGGAAGAAGGTGAAATTCAAGGCGCAACGCTACCGGATCACCCAGTCACGAAGGTTTTATTGCGATTTTTTCAGCCACAGATCCTAAGTGTTGCGATCGTCACGTTTGCAAACGGTGGAGACAATATTGCAACCTACATTCCCCTGTTTGCCAGCTTAGAGTTACAGCGAATGATGATTGTGTTGACCGTATTTTTTAGCTTGGTTGCGGTGTGGTGTAGAGTTGCCGACTGGTTATCGCGTCATCCAGCGATCGCGCCTGTGCTGGAACAATACAACCGAATTTTAGTGCCGATCGTGCTGATTGGGTTAGGAATTTACATTTTGATCGAGAACGAAACCTGGAAAATTTTTGCTTAG
- a CDS encoding DUF3288 family protein — protein MAQEQKDQEHPLWKTDREIVNGLLSGEATDLNLAELARLRIRYNGFPGARDIQADLDKVLKQWNLTEEVLFEKTRKIHAESQPYKGRGAKRDDWS, from the coding sequence ATGGCGCAAGAGCAAAAAGATCAAGAACATCCGTTGTGGAAGACCGATCGCGAGATTGTGAATGGTTTACTGAGCGGTGAAGCGACCGATTTGAATCTTGCTGAACTCGCGCGGCTTCGCATTCGCTACAATGGCTTTCCTGGAGCGCGAGACATTCAAGCGGATTTAGACAAAGTTCTCAAACAGTGGAACTTAACCGAGGAGGTCTTGTTTGAAAAAACTCGCAAAATTCATGCAGAATCCCAACCGTACAAAGGGCGCGGCGCAAAACGCGACGATTGGAGCTAA
- a CDS encoding pyridoxal phosphate-dependent aminotransferase, which produces MNFNRLPSRMQAVQSPIIPIVGELIRQHPGTISLGQGVVNYPPPQSAIDQITTFLSNPANHKYQAVEGIPALKAAIAQKLTTENKIDLTNREIVVTAGSNMAFLHVVLAITDPGDEIILQTPFYFNHEMAIEIASCRAVLVPTDENYQLQPELIRAAITDRTRAIVTISPNNPTGAVYSEFALREVNQLCRESNCFHITDEAYEYFTYGVDHFSAASIGDSANHTISIFSLSKAYGFASWRIGYMVIPAYLLESVQKIQDTNVICPAVVSQYAALGALQAGRSYCEEKLVSISQVRDIVLAELESIRHFCTVPKADGAFYFLLKVHTELDTMELVKRLIQDHQVAVLPGFTFGLENGCYLRVGYGALEKETAIEGIQRLVTGLKTIVETR; this is translated from the coding sequence ATGAATTTCAATCGTCTTCCCTCTCGGATGCAAGCAGTTCAATCGCCGATTATCCCGATCGTCGGTGAACTGATCCGGCAACACCCTGGTACGATTTCACTCGGTCAAGGTGTGGTGAACTATCCGCCGCCTCAAAGTGCGATCGATCAAATCACCACGTTTCTCAGCAACCCAGCGAATCATAAATATCAAGCGGTTGAGGGAATTCCAGCATTGAAAGCGGCGATCGCACAGAAATTAACCACTGAAAACAAGATTGATTTGACTAATCGAGAAATTGTTGTCACCGCAGGCAGCAATATGGCGTTTCTGCATGTTGTTTTAGCCATTACTGATCCCGGTGATGAGATCATTCTGCAAACTCCGTTTTATTTCAATCACGAAATGGCGATCGAGATTGCGAGTTGTCGAGCTGTGTTAGTGCCAACAGATGAAAATTATCAGCTTCAGCCTGAGTTAATTCGAGCTGCCATCACCGATCGAACTCGTGCGATCGTCACCATTTCCCCGAATAATCCAACAGGTGCAGTGTACTCCGAATTTGCATTGCGAGAAGTGAATCAATTGTGTCGTGAATCGAATTGCTTTCACATTACCGATGAAGCTTACGAATATTTCACTTATGGCGTTGATCATTTCTCTGCTGCCAGCATTGGCGATAGTGCTAACCATACGATCTCAATCTTTAGTTTATCTAAAGCGTATGGCTTTGCCAGTTGGCGCATTGGATATATGGTCATTCCGGCTTACTTGCTCGAATCAGTGCAGAAAATTCAGGATACGAATGTGATTTGTCCTGCTGTGGTTTCTCAATATGCAGCACTAGGAGCATTGCAGGCAGGACGATCGTACTGCGAAGAAAAACTTGTATCCATTTCTCAAGTCCGCGACATTGTTTTAGCTGAACTCGAATCGATTCGTCATTTCTGTACCGTTCCAAAAGCAGATGGCGCATTCTATTTTCTGCTCAAAGTTCACACCGAACTAGACACAATGGAACTCGTAAAACGACTGATTCAAGATCACCAAGTTGCTGTACTTCCAGGGTTTACCTTTGGACTAGAAAATGGTTGTTATTTGCGTGTGGGATATGGCGCACTCGAAAAAGAAACCGCGATCGAAGGCATTCAGCGACTTGTCACCGGATTGAAAACGATCGTCGAGACACGCTAG
- a CDS encoding VOC family protein has protein sequence MLSTSESIASLTGCLRQVHHLALNVKDMQASRHFYGTVLGLHELTGSEVPETLKNAVASGKVANFKTPDGTIIDLFWEPDLTPPDPDPKKGFTRMNHFAFDIAPELFDRAVEVLHHYHVAIDHGPVSRPTGRGIYFYDPDGFMLEIRCNPSP, from the coding sequence ATGCTCTCTACTTCCGAATCGATCGCTTCCTTAACAGGCTGTTTACGTCAGGTGCATCACCTCGCTCTGAACGTCAAAGATATGCAAGCATCTCGCCATTTTTACGGCACAGTTTTAGGCTTGCATGAACTCACTGGATCAGAAGTTCCCGAAACGCTGAAAAACGCAGTTGCTTCTGGGAAAGTTGCCAACTTCAAAACACCAGATGGCACCATTATTGATTTGTTTTGGGAACCCGATTTAACTCCGCCTGATCCCGATCCCAAAAAAGGCTTTACCCGAATGAATCATTTTGCGTTTGACATCGCACCGGAGTTGTTCGATCGGGCTGTTGAAGTGCTGCATCACTATCACGTGGCGATCGATCATGGCCCTGTATCTCGCCCAACCGGACGCGGAATTTATTTCTACGATCCGGATGGCTTTATGTTAGAAATTCGTTGCAATCCTTCACCTTAA
- a CDS encoding DUF952 domain-containing protein, with protein sequence MLLHITERDAAIAAQQSGAYRADSLETEGFIHCSTPDQVIWVANQFYRGKTSLVLLVIDPDRVRAEIKYEAVEGVGEFPHLYGELNTEAIVQIVDFPPNADGSFTLPKQFAT encoded by the coding sequence ATGCTCCTGCACATTACAGAGCGCGATGCTGCAATTGCGGCTCAACAATCCGGAGCCTATCGGGCTGATTCGCTTGAGACGGAAGGATTTATTCACTGCTCCACACCGGATCAAGTGATTTGGGTTGCAAATCAATTTTATCGAGGAAAAACTTCATTGGTTTTGCTCGTGATTGATCCCGATCGCGTTCGTGCAGAAATCAAATATGAAGCGGTCGAAGGAGTCGGAGAGTTTCCGCATCTTTATGGTGAACTGAATACAGAGGCGATCGTGCAGATCGTTGATTTTCCGCCGAATGCAGACGGATCATTCACGCTACCGAAACAGTTCGCAACTTAA
- a CDS encoding ABC-F family ATP-binding cassette domain-containing protein gives MLRLEHVSKIYSTGEVLKDVNWEVKPGDRIGLVGVNGAGKSTQLKIIAGEIEPTDGEVIRPASLHIAYLTQEFEVDPTRTVREEFWRAFKEANEVHEALTQVHCAMETATPEELDKLLNKMDRLQRQFEAMDGYGLETRIEKILPEMGFDPDDGDRLVSAFSGGWQMRMSLGKILLQSPDLLLLDEPTNHLDLETIEWLENYLKELSTPMVIVSHDREFLDRLCTQIVETERGISATYLGNYSAYLQQKQEQRDAQLSAFERQQKELEKQQAFVDRFRASATRSTQAKSREKQLDKIERIEAPDSDVRTLHFRFPPASRSGREVVIIEDLTHMYGDKILFLGAELLIERGDHVAILGPNGAGKSTLLHLMTGSEQPVEGTVKLGDHNVIPSYFEQNQAEALDLNKTVIDTIHDEVPDWKNEEVRTHLGRFLFSGDTVFKRVEALSGGEKARLALAKMLLQPANLLILDEPTNHLDIPAKEMLEEAIQNYDGSVVIVSHDRYFISKTANKIVEIRDGELRLYRGDYHYYLEKIAEEKEKAKLAAIEAEKAAKVAEKRTKQKAKEKEKKAQKSA, from the coding sequence ATGTTGCGACTAGAGCACGTCAGCAAAATTTATTCGACTGGCGAAGTTCTTAAAGATGTGAATTGGGAGGTTAAACCGGGCGATCGCATCGGTCTGGTTGGCGTGAACGGAGCAGGCAAATCTACTCAGCTAAAAATCATTGCAGGCGAGATCGAACCGACTGACGGAGAAGTCATCCGCCCTGCCAGTTTGCACATCGCTTATCTTACGCAAGAATTTGAAGTCGACCCAACTCGAACCGTGCGCGAAGAATTTTGGCGGGCGTTCAAGGAAGCCAACGAAGTGCATGAAGCCCTGACCCAAGTTCATTGTGCGATGGAAACCGCGACCCCCGAAGAATTAGACAAGCTGCTGAACAAAATGGATCGCTTGCAGCGTCAATTCGAGGCGATGGACGGGTACGGCTTAGAAACTCGAATCGAGAAGATTCTGCCCGAAATGGGATTTGATCCTGACGATGGCGATCGCTTAGTCAGTGCGTTTAGCGGCGGCTGGCAAATGCGAATGAGCTTAGGAAAAATTCTGCTGCAATCTCCGGATCTGCTGCTGCTTGACGAGCCGACCAACCATTTGGATTTGGAGACGATCGAATGGCTGGAGAACTACCTCAAGGAATTATCGACTCCGATGGTGATTGTGTCGCACGATCGCGAATTTCTCGATCGCCTCTGTACCCAAATTGTAGAAACCGAGCGCGGCATATCGGCAACGTACCTTGGCAATTACTCCGCTTATCTGCAACAAAAGCAAGAACAACGAGACGCGCAACTGAGCGCCTTTGAGCGGCAGCAAAAGGAATTAGAAAAGCAGCAAGCGTTTGTCGATCGCTTCCGCGCCAGCGCCACCCGTAGCACTCAGGCAAAAAGCCGAGAAAAACAACTCGACAAGATCGAGCGGATTGAAGCTCCCGATTCTGATGTCAGAACCCTACATTTCCGTTTTCCGCCTGCGTCTCGAAGCGGTCGTGAAGTGGTGATCATCGAAGATCTCACGCATATGTATGGCGATAAAATTCTATTTTTAGGAGCAGAATTGCTCATCGAACGTGGGGATCATGTCGCGATTTTAGGGCCGAATGGAGCCGGAAAATCAACGCTGCTGCATCTGATGACCGGAAGCGAACAACCTGTCGAGGGCACCGTTAAGTTAGGGGATCATAATGTAATTCCCAGTTACTTCGAGCAGAACCAAGCCGAAGCGCTAGATCTAAACAAAACCGTGATCGACACGATTCACGATGAAGTTCCGGACTGGAAAAATGAGGAAGTTCGTACCCATTTAGGGCGATTTCTGTTCAGTGGTGACACCGTTTTTAAGAGAGTAGAAGCGCTCAGCGGTGGCGAAAAAGCGAGGCTGGCACTGGCAAAAATGCTGCTTCAACCCGCCAATTTACTCATTCTTGATGAGCCGACCAATCACTTAGATATTCCAGCCAAAGAAATGCTGGAAGAAGCCATTCAGAACTATGATGGCAGCGTTGTGATTGTGTCGCACGATCGCTATTTCATCTCGAAAACTGCAAATAAAATTGTTGAGATTCGAGACGGTGAACTCCGCCTGTACCGAGGCGATTACCACTATTATTTAGAGAAAATCGCTGAAGAAAAAGAGAAAGCAAAGCTAGCTGCAATCGAGGCTGAAAAAGCCGCGAAAGTTGCTGAAAAACGCACTAAACAAAAAGCCAAAGAGAAGGAAAAAAAAGCTCAAAAAAGCGCGTAA